Proteins from a single region of Pseudarthrobacter sp. NIBRBAC000502772:
- a CDS encoding ROK family transcriptional regulator: protein MGDFNLTVILDAIRRSSGGLSRVELAQIVGLSPQTISNISRRLLDQHLIVEAGKEGSGPGKPRTMLRLNPGGMYAIGVHLDPAVTTFVVLDLVGAVVQHSRIRTPGGNDPAAVISTMATEIEQLVAESGVDTSRIAGLGLAAPGPIDLDNGTVVDPPLLPGWDRVELRDALAKATGYSVLVDKDVTSAAVAETWAGGPSGSGSFIFMYMGTGIGCGIVLNDEVVRGTSGNAGEIGHIVVDPDGPVCDCGLRGCVKSSAIPQVLVAEAVAAGILDGSGKHTSGAEVQQSFSQLCDLADAGDAKALAIIDKSAVLVARAVSVVTNTLDVERVVFGGPFWSRIADRYLEKIPALVDANSAARLIHTIEVVGTGVGEDVGAVGAACLVLEHTLAPRAQRLLLEV, encoded by the coding sequence ATGGGGGACTTCAACCTCACGGTCATCCTGGATGCCATCCGCCGGTCATCCGGGGGGCTCAGCCGCGTGGAGCTCGCCCAGATTGTGGGCCTCTCGCCGCAGACCATCTCCAACATCTCCCGCCGCCTGCTGGACCAGCACCTGATCGTCGAAGCGGGCAAAGAAGGCAGCGGCCCCGGCAAACCGCGCACCATGCTTCGCCTCAACCCGGGCGGAATGTATGCCATCGGCGTCCACCTGGACCCTGCCGTCACCACGTTCGTGGTCCTCGATCTTGTGGGCGCCGTAGTACAGCATTCGCGGATTAGGACACCCGGCGGGAATGATCCTGCCGCCGTTATATCCACCATGGCCACCGAGATCGAGCAGCTCGTTGCCGAGTCCGGCGTGGACACCAGCCGGATCGCCGGCCTGGGCCTGGCCGCTCCGGGACCCATCGACCTGGACAACGGCACCGTGGTGGACCCGCCGCTGCTGCCGGGCTGGGACCGCGTGGAACTTCGGGACGCCCTGGCCAAAGCCACCGGCTATTCCGTCCTCGTGGATAAGGACGTCACCAGCGCCGCCGTCGCCGAGACCTGGGCCGGCGGGCCCAGCGGCTCGGGCAGTTTCATCTTTATGTACATGGGCACCGGTATCGGCTGCGGCATCGTCCTCAACGATGAGGTGGTCCGTGGAACGTCAGGAAACGCCGGCGAGATCGGCCACATCGTGGTGGACCCCGATGGCCCGGTCTGCGACTGCGGACTGCGCGGCTGCGTTAAGTCCTCAGCCATCCCGCAGGTGCTCGTGGCGGAGGCCGTTGCCGCCGGCATCCTGGACGGCTCCGGAAAGCACACCAGCGGAGCCGAAGTGCAGCAGAGCTTCTCCCAGCTGTGCGACCTTGCCGATGCCGGCGACGCCAAGGCCCTGGCGATCATCGACAAGTCAGCCGTGCTGGTGGCCCGGGCCGTCTCCGTGGTCACCAACACGCTGGATGTGGAGCGGGTTGTGTTCGGCGGGCCCTTCTGGAGCCGGATCGCCGACCGCTACCTGGAGAAGATCCCGGCGCTCGTGGACGCCAACAGTGCGGCCCGCCTGATCCACACCATCGAGGTTGTCGGCACGGGAGTCGGTGAGGACGTCGGCGCCGTTGGGGCTGCCTGCCTGGTCCTGGAGCATACACTGGCGCCCCGGGCGCAGCGGCTTCTCCTGGAAGTCTGA
- a CDS encoding methyltransferase, producing the protein MAQNTLEDIFGTLRRHPDVEAPNLQAWDATDRLLLEAAAARTEPGTRLAVIGDRYGALTLGALGTLGVSRVRVHEDLITGERALRNNAAAVGLAAADPGAIDATGFEQLPLGEEMLSGAELVLLQLPRTLAELEEIAAAVARYAAPDVVLLAGGRIKHMSLGMNAVLERHFETVQPQLARQKSRIILAGGARQTETHEWSPAVERLAELDLDVAAHGAVFAGAKLDIGTRFLLTFLPEMPEAGHAIDLGCGTGILAAMYARQNPASRVTATDRSAAAVASARATAQANGLEERITALQDDAMSTLPAGSADLVLLNPPFHLGASVHAGAGIKLFEAAARVLAPGGELWTVFNRHLQYLPALERLVGPTTVRGGNPKFTVAVSTRRP; encoded by the coding sequence GTGGCACAGAACACTCTTGAGGACATCTTCGGCACGCTCCGGCGCCACCCGGATGTCGAAGCCCCGAACCTCCAGGCCTGGGACGCCACGGACCGGCTGCTGCTCGAAGCCGCCGCAGCGCGCACGGAACCGGGTACCCGGCTGGCCGTGATCGGCGACCGCTACGGTGCTCTCACCCTCGGTGCGCTTGGCACGCTGGGGGTCAGCCGGGTCCGTGTGCACGAGGATCTCATCACTGGGGAGCGCGCCCTGCGGAACAACGCTGCGGCTGTGGGGCTCGCAGCGGCGGATCCCGGAGCCATTGACGCCACCGGGTTCGAACAATTGCCGCTGGGGGAGGAGATGCTGTCCGGCGCGGAGCTGGTGCTGCTTCAACTGCCGCGGACGCTGGCGGAGCTTGAAGAAATCGCTGCCGCCGTGGCGCGTTATGCCGCCCCTGACGTGGTGCTGCTCGCCGGCGGGCGGATCAAACACATGTCCCTGGGAATGAACGCGGTCCTGGAACGCCACTTCGAGACGGTCCAGCCGCAGCTGGCGCGGCAGAAGTCCCGGATCATCCTGGCCGGCGGCGCCCGGCAAACTGAGACGCACGAGTGGAGTCCCGCCGTCGAACGCCTTGCCGAGCTGGACCTGGACGTTGCTGCGCACGGTGCCGTCTTTGCTGGAGCAAAACTGGACATCGGGACCAGGTTCCTCCTGACCTTCCTGCCGGAGATGCCTGAAGCCGGGCACGCCATCGATCTGGGCTGTGGCACCGGCATCCTCGCCGCCATGTACGCCCGCCAGAACCCGGCATCAAGGGTCACGGCCACGGACCGGTCCGCCGCCGCCGTCGCGTCGGCCCGGGCCACGGCGCAGGCCAACGGCCTCGAGGAACGGATTACCGCCCTCCAGGATGACGCCATGAGCACGCTCCCGGCAGGAAGCGCCGACCTTGTCCTGCTGAATCCGCCCTTCCACCTGGGCGCCAGTGTGCATGCCGGGGCGGGCATCAAACTGTTCGAGGCGGCGGCCAGGGTCCTGGCGCCGGGCGGTGAGCTGTGGACGGTGTTCAACCGGCACCTGCAGTACCTCCCTGCGCTGGAGCGGCTGGTGGGTCCCACCACTGTGAGGGGCGGCAATCCAAAGTTCACCGTGGCGGTCAGCACCCGGCGGCCATAG
- a CDS encoding FAD-dependent oxidoreductase: MDNGSTDVVVIGAGQAGLSAAYHLQRRGVEYKVLDAEEGPGGAWRHRWKSLVMATVNGISDLPGIAKPDVDPTEPSSEFLSRYFAGYEQDLGIEVLRPVKVTSVAREDADPAGRLRISTDSGDWSVKAVINATGTWTRPFWPIYPGRATFRGRQLHVADYVSAEEFRGLHVIVVGGGISAVGLLDEVSQVTSTSWFTRREPDWRDAAFDAQAGHNAVALVEERVRQGLPPQSVVAVTGLIWTPALRAAAQRGALDRRPMFTAIEPDGVRLADGSLLRADVILWATGFRAELEHLAPLHLRGPGGGIAMDGTQVAIEPRVHLVGYGPSSSTIGANRAGRAAVTALLKLPALAPTASTTST; encoded by the coding sequence ATGGACAACGGAAGCACCGACGTTGTGGTCATCGGCGCGGGCCAGGCGGGCCTCTCCGCCGCCTACCACCTGCAGCGCCGAGGGGTTGAATACAAGGTCCTCGACGCCGAGGAAGGCCCGGGCGGCGCCTGGCGCCACCGCTGGAAAAGCCTGGTCATGGCGACGGTCAACGGCATCAGTGACCTTCCCGGCATCGCGAAGCCTGACGTGGATCCCACGGAACCCAGCTCGGAGTTCCTGAGCCGGTACTTCGCCGGCTACGAGCAGGACCTCGGAATTGAGGTCCTGCGCCCGGTCAAGGTCACCTCGGTCGCCAGGGAAGACGCCGATCCGGCAGGGCGCCTGCGGATCAGCACCGACAGCGGCGACTGGTCAGTGAAGGCAGTCATCAACGCAACCGGTACGTGGACCCGGCCGTTCTGGCCCATCTACCCGGGCCGGGCCACGTTCCGGGGCCGGCAACTGCACGTGGCCGATTACGTCTCCGCCGAGGAGTTCCGCGGCCTGCACGTCATCGTGGTGGGAGGCGGAATTTCCGCCGTCGGGCTGCTGGACGAGGTCTCGCAGGTGACCAGCACCAGCTGGTTCACCCGCCGGGAACCAGACTGGCGTGACGCCGCGTTCGACGCCCAGGCCGGCCACAACGCCGTCGCACTCGTGGAAGAGCGCGTGCGGCAGGGCCTGCCGCCGCAAAGCGTGGTGGCCGTGACCGGCCTCATCTGGACCCCGGCGCTGAGGGCGGCAGCACAACGGGGTGCGCTGGACCGTCGCCCCATGTTCACCGCCATAGAGCCCGACGGCGTCCGGCTCGCCGACGGGAGCCTGCTCCGTGCCGACGTCATTCTGTGGGCCACCGGATTCCGTGCCGAGCTCGAACATCTGGCGCCGCTGCACCTTCGGGGACCCGGTGGCGGCATCGCCATGGACGGGACCCAGGTGGCAATCGAGCCGCGCGTCCATCTGGTGGGGTACGGGCCGTCGTCGTCCACCATCGGCGCCAACAGGGCGGGCCGGGCGGCCGTCACCGCCCTCCTCAAACTGCCCGCGCTTGCACCAACCGCATCAACAACCAGTACATGA
- a CDS encoding zinc ribbon domain-containing protein YjdM, with protein MNETLPPCPECSSAYTYEMGALLVCPECGHEWSAEAAEATAEAGPRVIKDAVGNILADGDTVTVIKDLKIKGSSGVIKVGTKVRGIRLMDGVGDHDIDCKVDGVGPMQLKSSVVKKV; from the coding sequence GTGAATGAGACCTTGCCACCGTGCCCCGAATGCTCCAGCGCCTATACGTACGAGATGGGTGCGCTCCTGGTCTGCCCGGAATGCGGCCACGAGTGGTCCGCCGAGGCGGCGGAGGCCACGGCAGAGGCCGGGCCGAGGGTCATCAAGGATGCAGTGGGCAACATCCTCGCCGACGGCGACACGGTCACGGTGATCAAGGACCTGAAAATCAAGGGCAGCTCCGGTGTCATCAAGGTTGGCACCAAAGTCCGCGGGATCCGGCTGATGGACGGTGTGGGCGACCACGACATCGACTGCAAAGTGGACGGTGTGGGACCGATGCAGCTCAAATCCTCCGTGGTGAAGAAGGTCTAG
- a CDS encoding cyclopropane-fatty-acyl-phospholipid synthase family protein, with the protein MKTEKGAASLLANALGIVLGTTEIPLRVRAWDGSEAGPPEAPVLEFRSRRALRRILWSPGQLGLSRAYVAGDIDAPGDIFAAFAALSSVGKFSEPGPFRPLTPRELATLVSTAVRLGALGPNPAPPPEEAKVTRKGRLHTRKRDAAAISHHYDVGNDFYVLVLGPSMVYSCAVWADGPGGGTPAERGLPAGLDDAQKAKLDLVCRKLGLKPGMRVLDVGCGWGSFALHAAQHYGVSVVGVTLSTEQAVLARKRAADAGLTENIDIRVQDYRDIADGPFDAISSIGMSEHVGREQTPHYVDVLHGLLRPGGRLLNHAISWNAGPIKPDPDSFIPRYVFPDGEMVSLGEMVSALETGGFEVLDVEALRQHYALTLRAWVRRLEENWDEAVRLTSLGRARVWRLYMASSALGFETGITGVNQVLVQRAGGDGPPLRRSDWI; encoded by the coding sequence ATGAAAACGGAAAAAGGGGCAGCGTCGCTGTTGGCGAACGCACTCGGCATCGTCCTGGGGACGACGGAGATACCGCTGAGGGTGCGGGCGTGGGACGGGTCCGAGGCGGGGCCGCCCGAGGCCCCGGTCCTCGAATTCAGGTCACGCCGCGCCCTGCGCCGGATCCTGTGGTCGCCGGGGCAGCTCGGGCTCAGCCGCGCCTATGTCGCCGGGGACATCGATGCCCCCGGCGACATCTTTGCAGCCTTCGCGGCGCTCAGCTCGGTGGGCAAGTTTTCCGAACCCGGCCCCTTCCGGCCCCTGACTCCGCGTGAACTGGCCACGCTGGTCAGCACGGCGGTCCGGCTGGGCGCGCTGGGCCCCAACCCTGCTCCGCCGCCGGAGGAGGCCAAAGTCACGCGGAAGGGCCGGCTCCACACCCGGAAGCGCGACGCTGCGGCCATCTCGCACCATTACGACGTCGGCAACGACTTTTACGTCCTCGTGCTGGGACCCTCAATGGTCTACTCATGCGCTGTGTGGGCGGATGGACCCGGCGGCGGCACCCCTGCCGAACGGGGCCTTCCGGCAGGACTGGATGACGCGCAGAAGGCCAAGCTGGATCTCGTCTGCCGGAAGCTTGGGCTGAAGCCCGGGATGAGGGTACTGGACGTGGGGTGCGGCTGGGGCAGCTTCGCGTTGCACGCGGCGCAGCATTACGGCGTCTCGGTGGTGGGCGTGACGCTCTCCACCGAACAGGCCGTGCTGGCGCGCAAACGTGCAGCCGACGCCGGCCTGACCGAAAACATCGACATCCGGGTCCAGGATTACCGGGATATCGCCGACGGGCCGTTCGACGCCATCAGCTCCATCGGCATGTCCGAACACGTGGGCCGGGAACAGACACCCCACTATGTCGACGTGCTGCACGGCTTGCTCCGTCCCGGCGGCCGGCTGCTCAACCACGCCATCTCCTGGAACGCCGGCCCCATCAAGCCCGACCCGGATTCGTTCATTCCGCGCTATGTCTTTCCGGACGGCGAGATGGTCAGCCTCGGCGAGATGGTCAGCGCACTGGAGACCGGCGGGTTCGAGGTGTTGGACGTGGAGGCCCTGCGCCAGCACTATGCTCTGACCCTGCGGGCGTGGGTGCGCAGGCTCGAAGAGAACTGGGACGAAGCCGTACGGCTCACCAGCCTGGGCCGGGCGCGGGTGTGGCGGCTCTACATGGCATCAAGTGCCCTGGGCTTTGAAACCGGGATCACGGGCGTCAACCAGGTCCTGGTCCAACGTGCCGGCGGGGACGGGCCGCCGCTGCGCCGGAGTGATTGGATCTAA
- the rsfS gene encoding ribosome silencing factor: MTATDSSIAIARQAAKAAADKIAHDIVALDVSERLALADVFLIASAPSERQVNAIVDGIEEELSKQDLRPVRREGRSGGRWVLLDYSDIVIHVQHEEDRVFYALERLWKDCPVVDLQLGEDTSAKATAASDSE, encoded by the coding sequence ATGACTGCAACAGATTCATCCATCGCCATTGCCCGCCAAGCCGCCAAGGCAGCCGCGGACAAGATTGCCCACGACATTGTGGCCCTCGATGTCAGCGAACGGCTGGCACTGGCAGATGTCTTCCTCATCGCATCCGCGCCGAGCGAGCGCCAGGTCAACGCCATCGTTGACGGCATCGAAGAAGAACTTTCCAAGCAGGACCTCCGTCCGGTACGCCGCGAAGGCCGCTCCGGCGGGCGCTGGGTACTGCTGGATTACTCGGACATCGTCATCCACGTCCAGCATGAAGAGGACCGCGTTTTCTACGCCCTGGAGCGCCTGTGGAAGGACTGCCCGGTAGTTGACCTGCAGCTGGGCGAAGACACTTCAGCCAAGGCGACGGCGGCCTCCGACTCCGAATAG
- a CDS encoding pentapeptide repeat-containing protein, with protein sequence MPLRWGSRCQANLRRANLSQANLSQAKHSRVKRSQPQRSQVTILLYPPICPGPPRRRTVQVFRLA encoded by the coding sequence TTGCCGCTCCGATGGGGCAGCCGCTGCCAAGCCAACCTGCGGCGAGCCAACCTAAGCCAGGCCAACCTAAGCCAGGCCAAGCACAGCCGGGTCAAGCGAAGCCAGCCCCAACGAAGCCAGGTCACGATACTGCTGTATCCGCCGATATGTCCGGGCCCGCCGCGCCGGCGAACGGTGCAGGTGTTCCGGCTGGCATGA